The genomic interval GGTGTAGCGCTTCGTCAATCCGTCGCGATCACAAGGTGCTTCCACGACATCATCATTTTCCATCAACGGCAGTGCAGGCCAAGTCGAACCGTCGACGTCCCAAACCCGAGCCGTCATGTCATCGCTGTACGGAACGCCGAAGAAATAATCGAATCCTTGGCGTGTCGGCAAGAACATGGGCTGATCGCCCAGATGCCACTTTCCGATCATTGCCGTGGCGTAACCACACTGTTTCAACACCTCCGCGATTGTGATCTCATCAGGATTCAATCCGTATCGCGAGACCGGTCTCAACACCCATCCGTCACGCGGATTGTCGTGCATTCCGACTCGTTGCGAATAACACCCGGTCATCAGACTGGCGCGCGACGGTGTACAGACGCCGGCCGTCACGCAAAAATGAGTGAACTTGCGTCCTTCCGCCGCCATGCGATTCAGGTTCGGCGTTCGGTGCAACGTCGACCCGAACGGCTGAATGTCGCCATAACCGAGGTTGTCGCAAAAAATGACGATGAAATTGGGCGGACGCGAACCTGCCTCCCCCTCCGCCGCGACGGCACTCTCCTGAGCGACGGTAACCTCGGCACCAAAATGAAGGCCTAGTGCATCGTCCAGTCTTGGAACGTGGGTTTGATAAATGAGCCGTTTTGGCGTTAGCCACGGTTTTCGCGACTCAACCGTGGCTAACGCCAAAACGGCTAACCCCAAAATCAAGACTGGACGATGCACTAGTGATGCAATCGCGGCCAACAAGGCGATACCCGCGTAGCCAACGCATCGGGGACTCGTTTTCATGATGGTTCTCGCAAGGGAGGATGAGAGGCAGGGTGCCGGGCGGGAATTGATCGTCCGGTTGACGCGCCCGCTGGGTTTGCCAAGCTTTCGGCTTTCATGGGTCATTGGAGGTGCATCGAAATGGGTTTGGGAATCGCAATCAGAGCGTTTTCTGCTGGACTTTTCAACAAACAGGCCGCTGAGCGGCTCAGGATCGCGTTGGACGGCGGACAACCGGCTGACGAGCCATCGAAGCCGAAAATCGAGCCGCCGGCCTCTGTGAAGCCTCCTGCAACGCCACCTCAGCCCAAGAGGCCCGCCCGCAGCGAAGCCGTGACGTTGCTCTCGGCTTTGCAACGAGAATCTCGTTTGATCGATTTGATCCAAGAAAACTTGGGCGACTACTCCGACGCGCAAGTCGGCGCGGCGGCTCGACCCTGTCTGCTGCAATGCAAATCTACCCTCGACCGCTTGATCGGGTTGGCACCCGTCAGCGACGCGGGCGAAGGCAACTCGGTGGACG from Stieleria varia carries:
- a CDS encoding DUF2760 domain-containing protein, with protein sequence MGLGIAIRAFSAGLFNKQAAERLRIALDGGQPADEPSKPKIEPPASVKPPATPPQPKRPARSEAVTLLSALQRESRLIDLIQENLGDYSDAQVGAAARPCLLQCKSTLDRLIGLAPVSDAGEGNSVDVGENPSAARYQWVGEGSGGSGKLIHKGWVATKTELPEWTGDDADANVIAPAQLQRS